A region of uncultured Anaeromusa sp. DNA encodes the following proteins:
- a CDS encoding F0F1 ATP synthase subunit epsilon, with product MLLKVILPHQRLLEQDGVRRIVVETKQGSFGLLPRRLDCVIPLAYGILLYETERGEQYAAVGSGLLTKIGRQVVVAVNKAVCSGELQRLRQLLQEQFLKEDEQEKNIRLALTKLESAFIRHFLELKRHG from the coding sequence TTGCCGCACCAGCGCCTGCTGGAGCAAGACGGCGTAAGGCGCATTGTCGTAGAAACGAAACAAGGGTCCTTCGGGCTGCTGCCGCGTCGGTTAGATTGTGTTATACCGCTGGCATACGGAATTTTGCTGTATGAGACGGAACGGGGGGAGCAATATGCGGCTGTAGGCAGCGGCTTGCTTACCAAAATAGGCCGGCAGGTAGTGGTTGCAGTAAATAAAGCCGTGTGCAGCGGCGAGCTGCAGCGATTGCGGCAGCTGCTGCAGGAGCAGTTCCTGAAAGAAGATGAGCAGGAAAAGAACATTCGCCTGGCTCTGACGAAACTAGAAAGTGCCTTTATACGACATTTTTTGGAGTTGAAGCGCCATGGATGA
- a CDS encoding AtpZ/AtpI family protein: MDEEKKAKNNERKKWEKTIDRQANRKLKAKRQKPHNAWQGFGLFGLIGWSVAIPTLLGAAAGVWLDEEYPQTRSWTLTFLLAGLTLGCFNAWYWLGVERKKINEMKDDE, translated from the coding sequence ATGGATGAAGAGAAAAAAGCTAAAAATAATGAACGGAAGAAATGGGAAAAGACCATAGATAGGCAAGCCAATCGAAAGCTGAAAGCCAAACGCCAGAAACCCCATAACGCCTGGCAGGGATTTGGTCTATTTGGGCTGATTGGCTGGTCTGTGGCGATTCCCACGTTGTTAGGAGCGGCTGCTGGAGTCTGGCTTGATGAAGAATATCCTCAGACTCGGTCTTGGACATTGACTTTTTTACTGGCGGGCCTGACTTTAGGCTGTTTTAACGCCTGGTACTGGCTGGGAGTCGAACGTAAGAAAATCAATGAAATGAAGGATGATGAATGA
- a CDS encoding ATP synthase subunit I has protein sequence MGNLLGSVIAGSMAGGLFFGGLWWTVQQLAHTKHANFLLLVSFVLRAAAVMGGGYAVCGDDFLLIFGYLGGFIISRSLALRNLKEGVTPALNGRKEKGTV, from the coding sequence ATGGGCAATCTGCTTGGGTCAGTAATTGCCGGAAGCATGGCGGGAGGTTTGTTTTTCGGTGGTTTGTGGTGGACGGTGCAGCAGCTGGCGCATACGAAGCATGCCAATTTTTTACTGCTAGTTAGTTTTGTTTTGCGTGCTGCGGCGGTGATGGGAGGAGGCTATGCTGTGTGCGGCGATGATTTTTTGTTGATTTTCGGCTATTTAGGCGGATTTATCATCAGCCGCAGTCTGGCTCTACGGAATTTGAAGGAGGGCGTTACTCCGGCATTGAACGGAAGAAAGGAAAAAGGCACAGTATGA
- a CDS encoding F0F1 ATP synthase subunit A, with protein sequence MNMTPDTVIFWHWGWVTLNATILTTWLLMLALTGGSWLVTRNLSDKVTVTRWQNFLETIIIFLRRQIREVGLEKPERYLAFLLTLFLFTAFSALCNIIPGYEAPTSSLSTTSALALCVFIAVPVFGIMEKGVGGYLRRYLQPHLLMLPFTIITELSRTLALAIRLFGNMASDVMIVGIVITVAPLFFPVILQILGLLTGLVQAYIFTILAMVYIAAAVSGKEG encoded by the coding sequence ATGAATATGACGCCAGATACTGTGATTTTTTGGCACTGGGGCTGGGTTACGCTCAATGCTACGATTTTGACAACGTGGTTGCTTATGCTGGCTCTTACCGGCGGGTCTTGGCTGGTAACGCGCAATTTGTCCGATAAGGTGACCGTTACGCGGTGGCAAAACTTTCTGGAAACCATCATTATCTTTCTGCGCCGGCAAATTCGGGAAGTGGGCCTGGAAAAGCCGGAACGCTACTTGGCCTTTCTGCTGACCCTTTTCCTTTTTACGGCTTTTTCCGCTCTGTGCAATATTATTCCGGGCTATGAAGCTCCGACATCATCCTTATCGACAACCTCTGCGTTAGCGCTCTGCGTATTTATCGCCGTCCCGGTTTTCGGCATTATGGAAAAGGGCGTTGGCGGTTATTTGAGACGCTACTTGCAGCCGCATCTGCTGATGCTGCCGTTCACGATTATTACTGAATTGTCGCGAACGCTGGCGCTGGCCATTCGCCTTTTCGGCAATATGGCCAGCGATGTGATGATTGTCGGTATTGTTATTACCGTAGCGCCGCTGTTCTTTCCGGTTATTCTGCAAATTCTCGGTCTTTTGACCGGTTTGGTGCAGGCCTATATCTTTACGATTCTGGCTATGGTGTATATTGCCGCCGCTGTGAGCGGCAAGGAAGGATGA
- a CDS encoding F0F1 ATP synthase subunit C, whose product MDELSLIAALSIFMAGFTMAVGSIGPAMGQAKAIASALASIAQQPDEAGTITRTLFVGLAMIESMAIYCFVISMILIFANPFWKFFVAKAGG is encoded by the coding sequence ATGGATGAGTTAAGCTTGATTGCGGCCCTATCTATTTTTATGGCTGGTTTTACCATGGCTGTCGGCAGTATTGGGCCGGCCATGGGGCAGGCCAAAGCCATTGCCAGCGCCCTAGCGTCTATTGCCCAGCAACCGGATGAGGCTGGCACCATTACGAGAACGCTTTTTGTGGGGCTGGCGATGATTGAGTCAATGGCCATTTATTGTTTCGTCATCTCTATGATTCTGATTTTTGCCAATCCATTTTGGAAATTCTTTGTTGCTAAAGCGGGAGGCTGA
- a CDS encoding alternate F1F0 ATPase, F1 subunit alpha, producing the protein MEAENKGLPAVMKEAFALLQQARQECQPSLALEQIGLVRSAANGVVWVSGLQDATMDELVGFSREAVGLVFDITETRTGVVMLDAEASVEAGDEVRRTGRVADVPVGDGLLGRVIAPSGKPLDGKGPLAFARRRSIEKEAPQILQRAPVAVPLQTGIKVIDTMIPIGRGQRQLIIGDRQTGKTSMAIDTIINQQQENVLCVYCAIGQRGSALAKSVAELTARGAMAYTVVVVTEGNDAPGMRYIAPYAATAIAEEFMEQGRDVLIVYDDLTKHAQTYREISLLLRRPPGREAFPGDIFYIHSRLLERATRLRAELGGGSLTALPIVQTEVQNIAAYIPTNLISITDGQVYLSPELFQKGILPAVDVGKSVSRVGGKAQLAAYHSLAGSLKLAYSQFEELEAFSRFGTRVDERTHKALVHGQRLRACLKQARAQLVTVCEQLGLLLALTKGLLDAIPESRLAEAEERVTAAMAGLPENVRVKIAAGQALAQEDEAVILSLFQERLAGLEADHDTKAGDSAT; encoded by the coding sequence ATGGAGGCGGAGAATAAAGGACTGCCGGCTGTTATGAAAGAAGCTTTCGCTTTGCTGCAACAGGCGCGCCAAGAGTGTCAGCCTTCCTTGGCCCTGGAACAAATCGGACTTGTCCGGTCTGCAGCTAATGGCGTGGTCTGGGTGAGCGGTCTGCAGGATGCAACCATGGATGAATTGGTGGGATTTTCCCGTGAGGCGGTGGGGTTGGTTTTTGACATTACGGAAACACGGACAGGGGTAGTCATGCTCGATGCTGAGGCGAGCGTGGAGGCGGGCGACGAGGTGCGACGAACCGGTCGAGTTGCAGATGTGCCTGTAGGTGACGGTTTGTTGGGAAGGGTCATTGCTCCCAGCGGTAAGCCGCTGGACGGAAAGGGGCCTTTGGCGTTCGCCAGACGTCGGTCGATTGAGAAGGAAGCGCCGCAAATTTTGCAGCGAGCGCCGGTTGCGGTCCCTCTGCAGACGGGAATTAAGGTGATTGATACCATGATTCCCATCGGTAGGGGGCAGCGGCAGCTGATCATTGGCGATCGTCAGACTGGAAAAACATCCATGGCCATTGATACGATCATTAATCAGCAGCAAGAAAATGTTCTTTGCGTATATTGCGCTATTGGTCAGCGAGGCTCTGCCCTCGCGAAGTCCGTTGCGGAACTGACGGCCCGCGGCGCCATGGCCTATACGGTGGTTGTCGTTACAGAAGGAAACGATGCGCCAGGCATGCGCTACATTGCGCCTTATGCAGCCACCGCCATTGCCGAGGAGTTTATGGAGCAAGGGCGGGATGTGCTTATTGTCTATGACGACTTGACCAAACATGCCCAGACGTATCGAGAAATATCGTTGCTGCTACGTCGGCCACCGGGACGTGAAGCCTTTCCGGGAGATATTTTCTATATTCACTCTCGCTTGCTGGAACGGGCTACCAGGCTGCGCGCCGAGCTGGGAGGAGGCTCGCTGACGGCGCTGCCGATCGTGCAAACCGAGGTGCAGAACATTGCGGCGTACATTCCCACCAACCTCATTTCTATTACAGACGGTCAGGTGTATTTATCTCCCGAACTGTTTCAAAAAGGCATTTTACCGGCAGTCGATGTGGGTAAGTCTGTTTCTCGCGTGGGCGGCAAAGCTCAACTGGCTGCATATCATTCGCTGGCCGGTAGTCTGAAGCTGGCGTATTCGCAGTTTGAAGAGCTGGAAGCTTTTTCGCGCTTTGGTACCCGCGTAGATGAACGCACTCATAAGGCCCTTGTGCATGGACAGCGCCTGCGGGCGTGTTTGAAACAAGCACGGGCGCAATTAGTAACGGTGTGTGAACAGCTGGGGTTGTTGCTGGCGCTTACGAAGGGACTCCTTGACGCCATTCCGGAAAGCCGCCTGGCGGAGGCCGAAGAGAGGGTTACAGCGGCCATGGCTGGCTTGCCGGAAAATGTGCGCGTAAAGATTGCTGCAGGGCAAGCGTTGGCGCAAGAGGATGAAGCGGTTATCCTTTCTCTGTTTCAAGAGAGGCTGGCTGGTTTGGAGGCGGATCATGACACAAAGGCTGGGGATTCTGCAACGTAG